One region of Leptolyngbya sp. FACHB-261 genomic DNA includes:
- a CDS encoding SWIM zinc finger family protein, producing the protein MADTSFTKPVANNRQGRFATSLWGERFERLVETANDQNRLLRGRTYARQGRIVDLKVETGRFEATVQGSYSKYKLSFNLPTLDAAIWDKLAGLIRAQPGLRLQVLAGQWPPTIVNLLDQVRRNWLPLSIRKLSMTCSCYDYGNPCKHIAAVCYFLVEQIDRDPTLLLVLLGADLKELQALVQSHSGAAVAALDLANFWAEPEFYVSEDNFLPPKQNFMLLQKLGAFGSARDTELVQKTLEVIYQKVTEQVVAEG; encoded by the coding sequence ATGGCAGATACTTCTTTCACGAAACCAGTGGCAAATAATCGACAGGGACGTTTTGCCACTAGCCTCTGGGGTGAGCGTTTTGAAAGGTTGGTTGAAACTGCTAATGACCAGAATCGTCTGCTGCGAGGTCGCACCTATGCCCGTCAGGGCCGTATTGTCGATCTCAAGGTAGAAACAGGTCGCTTTGAGGCGACAGTTCAGGGTTCCTATAGCAAGTACAAGCTTTCCTTCAACTTACCCACTTTGGATGCTGCCATCTGGGATAAGTTGGCCGGTCTGATTCGAGCTCAGCCAGGCTTGCGGTTACAAGTATTGGCAGGACAGTGGCCGCCCACAATCGTAAATTTGCTGGATCAGGTGCGGCGCAACTGGTTACCGCTTAGCATTCGCAAACTTTCAATGACCTGTAGTTGCTATGACTACGGCAACCCCTGCAAACACATCGCCGCCGTTTGCTATTTTCTGGTAGAGCAAATCGACCGAGATCCAACGCTTCTACTGGTGCTTTTAGGAGCTGATCTCAAAGAGCTTCAAGCGTTGGTTCAGTCTCATTCGGGTGCGGCCGTTGCTGCCCTCGATCTAGCGAATTTCTGGGCAGAGCCAGAGTTCTATGTCTCAGAGGACAATTTCCTACCGCCCAAACAGAATTTCATGCTCTTACAAAAGCTGGGTGCTTTTGGATCGGCTCGCGATACTGAATTAGTTCAGAAAACCCTAGAGGTAATCTATCAAAAAGTTACCGAACAGGTGGTTGCTGAAGGGTAA
- a CDS encoding ABC transporter ATP-binding protein: MLTLTNLHTSYGAIAALRGINLQLDEGSVVALIGANGAGKSTTLNTISGLLQPRSGSVRFDGREISGWRADRVTALGVVQVPEGRQILAPLTIEENLLLGAYRRRDRAVQQDLASIYERFPRLAERRQQRAGLSSGGEQQMLAIGRALMARPRLLMLDEPSLGLAPLIVRAVFEIIADLKAKGTTLLLVEQNAHKALAVADVAYVLVNGQIVRSGSALELRQDPEIVKAYLGHSPHP, from the coding sequence ATGCTGACACTTACCAACCTCCACACGTCTTACGGAGCGATTGCTGCCCTACGAGGTATCAATTTGCAGCTTGATGAAGGGAGCGTGGTGGCGCTGATTGGAGCCAATGGCGCAGGCAAATCTACCACCCTCAACACGATTAGCGGCTTGCTGCAGCCTCGATCGGGCAGTGTTCGCTTCGATGGCCGTGAGATTTCTGGTTGGCGAGCTGACCGGGTCACTGCATTAGGGGTTGTTCAGGTCCCGGAAGGCCGTCAAATTCTGGCCCCACTAACCATTGAGGAAAACCTGCTGTTAGGCGCTTACCGGCGACGAGATCGCGCTGTACAGCAGGATTTGGCCAGTATCTACGAACGCTTTCCCCGCTTAGCAGAACGCCGTCAACAGCGAGCAGGTTTATCGTCTGGAGGCGAGCAGCAAATGCTGGCGATTGGGCGTGCTCTGATGGCGCGTCCTCGTTTATTGATGCTGGATGAGCCTTCACTGGGGCTGGCGCCGCTGATCGTGCGAGCAGTTTTCGAAATCATTGCTGATCTGAAAGCGAAGGGCACCACGCTGCTACTGGTTGAGCAAAATGCGCACAAGGCGCTTGCCGTTGCTGACGTGGCTTACGTGCTGGTCAATGGGCAAATTGTGCGGTCCGGTTCCGCGCTAGAGTTGCGGCAGGATCCAGAGATAGTAAAAGCCTATCTAGGCCACAGTCCACATCCATAG
- a CDS encoding trans-aconitate 2-methyltransferase, with the protein MSEQQWNASLYESDHAFVWQYGGNLIELLAPQLGEHILDLGCGTGQLTAEIAALGAKVVGIDHAPTMVEKAQANYPQLKFAVADATDFSLAEPFDAVFSNAVLHWIQEPEKVIRCIWQALKPGGRFVAEFGGLGNVKAITTALTDVLTATGYVENATLNPWYFPSIGEYTTLLEKQGFEVSYASLFDRPTPLKDHKAGIQNWLKMFASRFFQGIPEEQQPSILQVIENQLRPVLYRDETWFADYRRLRVIAQRS; encoded by the coding sequence ATGTCAGAACAACAATGGAATGCCAGCTTGTATGAAAGCGATCATGCTTTCGTTTGGCAGTATGGCGGTAATTTAATTGAGCTGTTAGCACCGCAATTGGGCGAGCACATTCTCGACCTTGGCTGTGGCACAGGTCAGCTAACTGCTGAGATTGCTGCTTTGGGAGCTAAGGTTGTTGGCATTGATCACGCACCTACAATGGTTGAGAAGGCCCAAGCTAATTATCCTCAACTCAAGTTTGCGGTTGCAGATGCTACAGACTTCAGTCTGGCTGAGCCCTTCGATGCTGTCTTTTCCAATGCTGTGTTGCACTGGATTCAAGAACCCGAAAAAGTAATCCGCTGCATTTGGCAAGCACTCAAACCGGGTGGGCGTTTTGTTGCAGAGTTCGGCGGTTTGGGCAACGTGAAAGCGATTACAACTGCGCTAACTGACGTCTTAACCGCTACAGGCTATGTCGAGAATGCCACATTAAATCCTTGGTATTTCCCCAGTATCGGCGAATATACAACATTGCTAGAGAAGCAGGGTTTTGAGGTAAGCTACGCTAGCTTATTTGATCGGCCAACGCCGCTCAAGGATCATAAGGCAGGTATCCAAAACTGGCTCAAAATGTTTGCTAGCCGCTTTTTTCAAGGTATTCCTGAAGAGCAACAGCCTTCAATTCTCCAGGTGATTGAGAATCAACTGCGTCCAGTTTTGTATCGGGATGAAACCTGGTTTGCAGACTACCGTAGGTTACGAGTCATCGCGCAGCGAAGCTAA